The following proteins are co-located in the Dromaius novaehollandiae isolate bDroNov1 chromosome 10, bDroNov1.hap1, whole genome shotgun sequence genome:
- the BLM gene encoding recQ-like DNA helicase BLM, which translates to MAAVPQNNLREQLRLHSARGGLRAPPAARHRTAGFTFKKRALPASALSGECLSTPSISALKDKDVNTSLAKPFSSLSVSKDKKTKIQDFFPRTSNGQELKPSCASQVLADSLEDLEQGLKDVRTSGRRPGHAPSQETDPRRLAESVITIEDEWDDIDDFDLSGIDKKYSRSILSPKGQTSGKTPQRSHSSVNKLPGSPGTVTNDTAPLKRSTSEHNEISLHDEQQCLSQRSLICLGDEVPCSSSKTAGEDLQENLSAEVISHDEEAYAAADVKNKNGESQKLSNGEKNSQPDLDEIGNEPFASIELEEDDYCDVIPPSPEEELPSFSPSIKNISNIFKDSPTGGRSTTPIIESKPEKIATKQPIAETGTEDADKGLHLEQQLYSVMDDICKLVDAIPIHELKYLSCAKELLQQRDLRRKLLANSIKLNKSSINTVFARTGKPCMGQGTATDHDTAVCSGPNCSLSSDGKSPKPTELPSMFSGTVNSSNFSTKKFQICDTLDTSYASKQTVWDITYPETTELSSSKINVKERTSLSLQSETSFNNSWCEKPVPRNNGNGHLPERPITSTALKAQNKAPTGINVEDDLDMRDTDFDLDHFDIDDFDESWENSANVSAPEKPSTPLYQPVREGPPAKSLWSKITSVARGSAVVSNPTVPKSSFLMAAKNSSDPLNNPALERFRGIKFSHSEEMMNIFHKKFGLHYFRTNQLEAINAALLSEDCFILMPTGGGKSLCYQLPACVSTGVTIVISPLRSLIIDQVQKLKTLDIAATYLTGDRTDADASKIYMQLSKKDPVIKLLYVTPEKVCASGRLMSALENLYDRKLLSRFVIDEAHCVSQWGHDFRKDYKRLNMLRKKFHSVPMMALTATANPRVQKDIQNQLEMLKPQVFTMSFNRHNLKYDVLPKKPKKVAMDCLEWIRKHHPYDSGIIYCLSRHECDTTAAILQKEGLAALAYHAGLTDSNRDLVQKKWINQEGCQVICATIAFGMGIDKPDVRYVIHASLPKSIEGYYQESGRAGRDGEMSHCLLFYSYSDVTRLRRLILMEKDGNAHTRQTHFNNLYSMVHYCENVVDCRRIQLLAYFGETNFNPNFCKDHPEVSCDNCSRKKDYKSRNVTDEVKSIIRFVQEHCGQMGGINGKRNTGSGRYTLNMMVDIFLGTKSAKIQSGIFGRGAAYSRHNVERLFRKLVLDKILDEDLYITANDQAVAYVILGEKARAVLDGLLQVEFHETESASTIRKQRASVTKMSQREEMVKKCLGELTDTCKTLGKVFDMHYFNIFSTSTLKKIAETLSSDVEVLLQVDGVTEDKLEKYGAEIIKVMDKYSEWRQPDDAACQSGDTATGSTGTLESDEEAEDAVTTSSYFRNNTNQGKKRKRLPNFRESKRKKSSNGGSQQFRSKGGYSKYRRTKKTSSSKAPASSGYSSASYTVSVMQGTGGKLGIMAPPKPKNRQFLQPSYSVL; encoded by the exons aTGGCCGCCGTGCCCCAGAACAACCTGCGCGAGCAGCTGCGGCTCCACTCGGCCCGCGGCGGCctccgcgcgccgcccgccgcgcggcaCCGCACCGC AGGTTTTACATTCAAGAAAAGAGCCTTGCCAGCCAGTGCCCTGTCCGGAGAGTGCCTCAGCACACCGAGCATTTCAGCGCTGAAGGATAAGGATGTTAATACTTCACTGGCCAAACCCTTTTCGTCCCTTAGTGTATCTAaggataagaaaacaaaaatccaagaCTTCTTTCCAAGGACATCCAATGGACAAGAGTTAAAGCCGTCCTGTGCAAGCCAGGTGCTTGCAGATTCCTTGGAGGATCTTGAGCAAGGTTTGAAAGACGTACGTACGTCTGGAAGGAGGCCTGGCCATGCCCCCTCGCAGGAAACTGACCCCCGTCGTTTGGCTGAGTCTGTTATTACCATAGAAGATGAATGGGACGATATAGATGACTTTGATTTATCAGGAATTGATAAGAAATATTCCAGATCAATTTTATCCCCCAAAGGTCAGACGAGTGGCAAGACTCCCCAGAGGTCACATTCCTCTGTGAACAAGCTACCAGGGTCACCTGGGACCGTGACAAATGACACGGCACCTCTAAAGCGTAGCACTTCCGAGCATAATGAAATATCTCTTCATGATGAGCAGCAGTGCTTATCTCAGAGATCTTTGATTTGTCTTGGGGATGAAGTTCCCTGCAGCAGTAGCAAGACTGCAGGTGAGGATCTTCAAGAGAATTTATCTGCAGAAGTGATTTCACATGATGAAGAGGCTTATGCAg CTGCTGATGTTAAAAACAAGAATGGTGAAAGCCAGAAGCTAAGCAACGGTGAGAAGAACAGCCAACCAGACCTGGATGAGATTGGCAATGAGCCATTCGCCAGCATTGAACTTGAAGAGGATGACTACTGCGATGTCATTCCACCCTCCCCAGAGGAAGAGTTGCCTTCCTTCTCACCTTCCATAAAAAACATCAG CAATATTTTCAAAGACTCTCCTACTGGTGGAAGATCGACAACTCCTATCATCGAGTCTAAGCCTGAGAAAATTGCCACAAAGCAGCCTATTGCTGAAACCGGTACTGAGGATGCAG ATAAAGGCTTGCATTTGGAACAGCAACTCTACAGTGTCATGGATGATATTTGTAAATTGGTAGATGCCATTCCAATTCATGAGCTTAAGTATCTGTCATGTGCAAAAGAACTTCTTCAGCAGAGAGATCTCAG GAGAAAATTGTTAGCGAATTCTATCAAGTTGAACAAAAGTAGCATAAACACTGTTTTTGCTAGAACAGGAAAGCCATGTATGGGACAGGGCACTGCTACAGATCATGATACTGCTGTTTGTTCTGGCCCTAATTGTAGTTTAAGTTCTGATGGAAAGTCACCAAAACCCACAGAACTTCCATCTATGTTTTCCGGGACTGTTAATTCAAGcaatttttctacaaaaaaatttcaaatatgtGATACCTTGGATACCTCTTACGCTTCAAAGCAAACTGTTTGGGATATCACCTACCCAGAAACTACAGAACTTTCTTCTTCCAAGATAAATGTCAAAGAAAGAACTTCTCTCAGCCTTCAGTCTGAGACATCTTTCAACAACAGCTGGTGCGAAAAACCAGTGCCGAGAAACAATGGAAATGGGCATCTGCCTGAGAGGCCTATTACCAGCACGGCTTTGAAAGCTCAAAACAAAGCTCCTACGGGCATTAATGTAGAAGATGATTTAGATATGAGGGATACAGACTTTGATCTTGATCATTTTGATATTGATGATTTTGATGAGAGTTGGGAGAATTCAGCGAATGTTTCGGCGCCTGAAAAGCCATCTACGCCATTGTATCAGCCAGTCAGGGAAGGGCCACCTGCTAAATCGCTATGGTCAAAGATAACTTCAGTGGCCAGAGGATCTGCTGTTGTATCAAATCCCACTGTTCCAAAATCAAGCTTCTTGATGGCAGCTAAAAACTCTTCAG ATCCACTTAATAATCCAGCACTAGAACGTTTCAGGGGTATTAAATTTTCCCATTCTGAAGAAATGATGAATATTTTTCACAAGAAGTTTGGTTTGCACTATTTCCGGACAAACCAGCTGGAGGCCATCAATGCTGCTCTTCTCAGTGAAGATTGTTTCATCTTAATGCCCACTG GTGGTGGTAAAAGTTTGTGCTACCAGTTACCAGCGTGCGTCTCTACTGGAGTCACTATTGTTATCTCTCCATTGAGGTCGCTGATAATTGATCAAGTTCAGAAACTGAAGACTTTAGAT ATTGCTGCAACATACTTGACTGGTGATAGAACAGATGCTGATGcttcaaaaatatatatgcagttGTCAAAAAAAGATCCTGTAATAAAACTTCTGTATGTTACCCCTGAGAAG GTTTGTGCAAGTGGCCGACTGATGTCTGCCCTAGAAAATCTGTATGACAGGAAACTACTATCACGTTTTGTCATTGATGAAGCTCACTGTGTCAGTCAG tgGGGTCATGATTTTCGAAAAGACTACAAGCGTCTGAATATGCTCCGCAAGAAGTTTCACTCTGTTCCTATGATGGCTCTTACTGCCACTGCTAATCCCAGAGTACAAAAAGATATTCAGAATCAGCTCGAGATGCTAAAACCACAAGT GTTTACAATGAGCTTCAACAGGCATAACTTGAAATACGATGTACTGCCCAAGAAGCCAAAAAAGGTGGCAATGGATTGCTTGGAATGGATCAGAAAACATCATCCAT ATGACTCTGGGATAATTTATTGCCTTTCACGGCATGAATGTGATACCACAGCTGCCATTCTGCAGAAGGAAGGTCTTGCTGCACTTGCCTATCATGCTGGCCTCACTGACTCCAATAGAGATCTTGTACAAAAAAAGTGGATTAATCAAGAAGGATGCCag GTTATATGTGCAACAATTGCCTTTGGAATGGGAATTGATAAACCCGATGTACGCTATGTTATCCATGCTTCACTCCCTAAATCTATAGAAGGTTATTACCAAGAATCTGGCAGAGCTGGACGAGATGGTGAAATGTCTCACTGTCTGCTTTTCTACAGTTATAGTGATGTAACTAGACTTAGAAGGCTAATACTAA TGGAAAAAGATGGAAACGCTCACACAAGACAGACCCACTTTAACAACCTGTACAGTATGGTTCATTACTGTGAGAATGTCGTTGACTGCCGGAGAATTCAGCTTTTGGCCTACTTTGGGGAAACTAACTTTAATCCTAATTTTTGTAAAGATCACCCAGAAGTATCTTGTGATAACTGCAGTAGAAAGAAG GATTACAAATCAAGAAATGTAACGGATGAAGTGAAAAGCATTATAAGATTTGTACAGGAACATTGTGGACAAATGGGAGGAATAAATGGGAAGAGAAATACAGGTTCTGGAAGATACACATTGAATATGATGGTTGACATTTTCTTAG GTACAAAGAGCGCGAAGATTCAGTCTGGAATATTTGGGAGGGGTGCTGCCTACTCAAGGCATAATGTTGAAAGACTGTTCAGAAAACTGGTCCTGGACAAGATTCTGGATGAAGACTTGTATATCACAGCTAATGACCAAGCTGTAGCATATGTAATTCTAGGAGAGAAAGCACGGGCTGTGCTGGATGGATTACTACAG GTGGAGTTCCACGAAACCGAAAGTGCCAGTACCATTAGAAAGCAAAGAGCTTCTGTAACAAAAATGTCACAGCGGGAAGAGATGGTTAAAAAGTGCCTTGGGGAACTTACGGACACATGCAAAACTCTTGGGAAAGTGTTTGATATGCATTACTTCAACATTTTCAGTACTTCAACTCTCAAGAAAATAGCAG aaACCTTGTCATCTGATGTGGAGGTTTTGCTGCAGGTTGATGGTGTCACAGAAGATAAACTGGAAAAGTATGGTGCAGAAATAATTAAAGTGATGGATAAGTACTCTGAGTGGAGGCAACCAG ATGATGCTGCCTGCCAAAGTGGCGACACAGCTACAGGAAGCACTGGAACGCTTGAGAGTGATGAAGAAGCAGAAGATGCAGTTACAACTTCAAGTTATTTCCGCAATAATACAaaccaaggaaagaaaaggaaaaggctgccAAACTTCAGAGAATCGAAGAGGAAAAAGTCAAGTAATGGTGGTAGTCAGCAATTTCGTTCCAAAGG TGGTTACAGCAAGTACAGAAGGACCAAAAAGACATCCAGCTCCAAGGCTCCAGCTTCATCTGGCTATAGTTCAGCATCATACACCGTTAGCGTCATGCAAGGAACTGGTGGAAAACTGGGGATTATGGCACCCCCAAAGCCCAAAAATAGACAATTCCTTCAGCCTTCATATTCAGTATTATAA